A region of Vicia villosa cultivar HV-30 ecotype Madison, WI unplaced genomic scaffold, Vvil1.0 ctg.000958F_1_1, whole genome shotgun sequence DNA encodes the following proteins:
- the LOC131632540 gene encoding methylthioribose-1-phosphate isomerase-like: MASDSTNTNTLLAICYDRGSLQLLDQRKLPLESVYLEIRDSNDGWNAIRDMVVRGAPAIAIAAALSLAVEVSNLDDFNGSTDDAVYFLQKKLDYLVSSRPTAVNLSDAATKLKEITLKAAATTSEAKGVFQAYVEASEIMLEDDVASNKAIGTYGAKFIQNHTEKQKLSVLTHCNTGSLATAGYGTALGVIRALNSGGVLERAYCTETRPFNQGSRLTAYELVHEKIPATLIADSAAAALMQAGRVDAVVVGADRVASNGDTANKIGTYSVALCAKFHNVPFYVAAPLTSIDLSLSSGQQIVIEERSPKELLNSRGGLGEQVAASGISVWNPAFDVTPAHLISGIITEKGVITKTTAGDAFDINAFVQKTG; this comes from the exons ATGGCATCCGATTCCACCAACACCAACACGCTCCTTGCCATTTGCTACGACCGCGGTTCTCTTCAGCTTCTCGATCAG AGGAAGCTTCCTTTAGAAAGTGTTTACTTGGAAATTCGGGATTCAAACGATGGCTG GAATGCTATACGAGATATGGTGGTCCGAGGAGCACCTGCTATTGCTATTGCCGCGGCTCTTTCTCTGGCTGTGGAGGTATCCAATTTAGATGATTTCAATGGATCTACTGATGACGCTGTATACTTCCTGCAGAAGAAGTTGGACTATCTTGTCTCAAG TCGGCCAACCGCGGTTAACTTATCGGATGCTGCGACAAAGCTCAAAGAAATCACATTGAAGGCTGCTGCTACAACTTCAGAGGCTAAGGGTGTTTTTCAG GCTTATGTAGAAGCTTCTGAAATAATGCTTGAGGACGATGTTGCGTCGAACAAAGCAATTGGGACTTATGGAGCTAAATTTATTCAAAACCATACAGAGAAACAAAAGCTTTCTGTTTTGACCCATTGCAACACTGGAAG TTTAGCCACAGCTGGATATGGTACTGCTCTTGGTGTTATCCGTGCACTTAACAGTGGAGGAGTTTTAGAAAGGGCTTATTGTACGGAAACACGCCCATTCAATCAA GGTTCCAGACTTACTGCCTATGAGTTGGTACATGAAAAAATACCAGCAACTCTCATAGCAGATTCTGCTGCAGCTGCACTAATGCAAGCAGGACGTGTGGATGCTGTTGTTGTTGGCGCAGATCGTGTTGCCTCTAATG GTGACACAGCGAACAAAATCGGAACTTATAGTGTTGCCTTATGTGCCAAGTTTCATAATGTACCTTTTTATGTTGCTGCACCCTTGACTTCCATTGATCTATCACTTTCTTCCGGGCAACAAATTGTCATTGAGGAGAGATCTCCCAAGGAGTTGTTAAATTCACGCGGAGGACTCGGAGAGCAAGTTGCTGCCTCAGGAATATCAGTGTGGAATCCGGCATTTGATGTTACACCTGCTCATCTAATTTCTGGGATCATCACTGAGAAG GGTGTCATTACAAAGACTACCGCTGGTGATGCTTTTGACATAAACGCTTTCGTACAGAAAACAGGTTAA